From a single Leishmania major strain Friedlin complete genome, chromosome 27 genomic region:
- a CDS encoding conserved hypothetical protein (previous protein_id=AAZ09849.1) — translation MRFDNAAPPPPPPPEAAGSTTTSSSTAASALPRVSYRTLPSSMYPKEVSSDFIPFPLPKHDASMGFGPVRLRNVPDIEEARARMAKAAQGPPRGSASTQLQDADGDNAEAASALWAELSGETTATSVGLSTTSVTGASPEDPEALSRPPDAQDEDLVGYHVHRHFPLLDVLGCDRSVNDLLAQFWNRPQREARTATVLDFAATLQRHSNEELTRVLYELSSLFEWDGNGLQFIAAKVLKYGRSYTVSSELTKAFVQLVDAMTVAFVEEQPHRLAESPALLAQVLHFLALVKIMEPNKWYTLNPNAPQNRADYTHPRGVNRTCGHVTTGRALLDFLEDMVTSGHNWTGEAAVDDQQGSLARSPVPQHATNRFTEGWSEDDILDVMAGFSGVMPDGKASSPVLYALLDELWMRWSKVGFVLSGSEQAVRLERLYMLLQVMDMQRDAVLDALLGGQLRAHSTAPSTSTLPTLFCERDDTPPLTLAQSLTQTRGPDFFSAVSRDKRAMVKAAALRLLTASLAKARDDSDAVLHQALVESGTELLQSLTSKSAALSFAQREQFDVITLRAVPHMADVAERLAEQRAEAPFFPLTASAGGLPDTAAVLAHLSSHPAPYIVLCKGRRVHPVRTLVSNLDHVAAVENVFLLHSSGVSKCVDALVAVARRLRSGKDALIVTASCLRALQAAAQYGATEKRRATADRALDIVSYELEAGRAILMPVTDELYLHDAGTYCDEDLMLWTLAAYLARDVPLVKVHTIMSSRSRARNPQHALRGEHSPLTSTDDLYNKSTPLLQALRSKELRAVTHHPVVQRPVRDPPQTLYNVNPIRARFVYRRDKALFDKYHVTARNLAPGFSQGALNSDLRALGFYTPDHPQVPYTPLSELKCHPVPANPPASQ, via the coding sequence ATGCGCTTTGACaacgccgcaccaccaccaccaccaccgccggagGCGGCAGGATCGACTACCACGAGCTCTTCGacggccgcgtcggcgctgccgcgtgtGTCGTACCGCACGCTGCCCTCGAGTATGTACCCCAAGGAGGTCAGCTCCGACTTCATTCCCTTCCCACTGCCAAAGCACGACGCATCTATGGGCTTTGGTCCGGTACGCCTGCGCAACGTGCCGGACATCGAAGAGGCTCGAGCGCGCATGGCCAAGGCAGCGCAGGGCCCACCGCGAGGAAGTGCGTCTACGCAGCTCCAGGATgccgacggcgacaacgCCGAAGCGGCGTCGGCCTTGTGGGCAGAGCTGAGCGGCGAAACCACGGCGACATCCGTTGGTCTCTCCACCACTTCAGTCACAGGGGCGTCGCCAGAGGATCCGGAAGCGCTGTCACGTCCGCCGGATGCGCAGGATGAAGACCTGGTCGGCTATCATGTCCACCGGCACTTTCCGCTGCTCGATGTGCTGGGGTGCGACCGAAGCGTAAATGACCTTCTTGCGCAGTTTTGGAACCGCCCACAGCGCGAGGCGAGGACGGCGACAGTGCTCGACTTTgccgcgacgctgcagcgccataGCAACGAGGAACTCACACGCGTCCTCTACGAACTGAGCTCTCTCTTCGAGTGGGACGGTAATGGGCTTCAGTTCATTGCTGCCAAGGTGCTCAAGTATGGTCGCAGCTACACTGTGTCGAGCGAGTTGACGAAGGCGTTTGTCCAGTTGGTGGACGCGATGACGGTGGCGTTTGTTGAGGAGCAGCCACACCGCCTGGCGGAGTCGCCTGCGTTGCTGGCACAGGTGCTCCACTTTCTGGCACTGGTAAAGATCATGGAGCCGAATAAATGGTACACGCTAAACCCCAACGCGCCGCAGAATCGCGCCGACTACACGCACCCGCGCGGCGTGAATCGGACGTGTGGTCACGTGACTACGggccgcgcgctgctcgaCTTCCTCGAGGACATGGTCACCAGTGGGCACAACTGGACGGGTGAGGCTGCCGTCGATGACCAACAGGGCAGCCTGGCGCGCTCTCCCGTACCGCAGCACGCAACAAATCGTTTCACCGAAGGATGGTCGGAGGACGACATCCTTGATGTTATGGCGGGATTCTCAGGCGTCATGCCCGATGGCAAGGCGTCGTCACCCGTCTTGTATGCACTGCTGGATGAGCTGTGGATGCGCTGGTCTAAGGTGGGTTTTGTGCTGTCTGGGTCTGAGCAGGCGGTGCGACTTGAGCGTTTGTACATGTTGTTGCAAGTAATGGACATGcagcgcgacgccgtgctggacGCACTGCTTGGTGGGCAGCTCAGGGCTCATAGCACGGCACCATCCACATCGACGTTGCCAACGCTGTTTTGCGAGCGCGACGACACCCCACCGCTAACGTTGGCGCAGTCTCTTACACAAACGCGCGGGCCAGATTTCTTCTCGGCTGTCTCGCGCGACAAGCGGGCGATGGTCAAGGCAGCCGCCTTGCGGCTTCTCACGGCGAGCTTGGCGAAGGCGCGCGACGATAGcgatgcggtgctgcaccaggCCCTCGTCGAGAGCGGTACAGAACTGCTGCAGAGTTTGACGTCCAAGtcagcagcgctgtcgtTTGCGCAGAGAGAGCAGTTTGACGTGATCACGCTGAGGGCGGTGCCGCACATGGCGGACGTGGCAGAGCGGCTCgccgagcagcgcgccgaggcaCCGTTCTTTCCGCTTACTGCGTCCGCAGGTGGTCTTCccgacaccgctgccgtgcttGCCCACCTCAGTTCTCATCCTGCGCCGTACATTGTTCTCTGCAAGGGTCGTCGTGTCCACCCAGTGCGAACCTTGGTGTCGAATCTGGACCACGTAGCTGCCGTGGAGAACGTCTTCCTACTGCACTCCAGCGGCGTTTCAAAGTGCGTTGacgccctcgtcgccgtcgcccggCGCCTGCGTAGCGGCAAGGATGCGCTGATCGTCACGGCCAGCTGTCTGCGGGCGCTGCAAGCGGCCGCCCAGTACGGAGCGACGGAGAAGCGCCGCGCGACAGCTGACCGTGCGCTGGATATTGTTTCCTATGAGCTGGAGGCAGGCCGGGCCATACTCATGCCAGTCACTGACGAGCTGTACCTGCACGACGCCGGTACATATTGCGATGAGGACCTCATGCTGTGGACTCTGGCCGCCTACTTGGCGCGAGACGTGCCCCTTGTGAAGGTGCACACGATCATGAGTagccgcagcagagcacgaAACCCCCAGCACGCACTGCGAGGCGAGCACAGCCCTCTCACATCGACAGATGACCTGTACAACAAGTCGACGCCGCTTCTACAAGCGCTGAGAagcaaggagctgcgcgctgtCACGCACCACCCGGTCGTGCAGCGTCCAGTGCGGGATCCCCCGCAAACACTCTACAATGTCAACCCAATCCGTGCCCGCTTTGTGTACCGGCGAGACAAGGCATTGTTTGACAAGTACCATGTCACAGCGCGCAACCTAGCGCCTGGGTTCAGCCAAGGTGCACTGAACAGCGACCTGCGTGCGCTTGGTTTCTACACCCCCGACCATCCACAAGTCCCTTACACGCCTTTGTCGGAGTTGAAGTGCCACCCAGTGCCTGCCAACCCGCCTGCCTCACAGTGA
- a CDS encoding conserved hypothetical protein (previous protein_id=AAZ09850.1), with protein MQPNGVGDFPVPVATSGAPTDDGQSTRQVPANTISSEEVPTASFRAHMPYERSTISSKQRRGGNLVLFVKPNENESEAASRGTSFSPHQQQANGSGADGDVEGFSEEGDENVAKDQEDAPSLVISTFVNAAGSVGSMATGATRRPLVTAALVLLYFILLDLVLLSGNERLNRVLRRMRAAEDDALILLSTSLVRQMAEAKQELRDAVTQRGGNVKTDGFEMARHKLEALERVCNRSISRLHAKLMFPGSVEDLLFLIESHATYDERLRELAAHELHWATTVMTGHVVHAGGDDVEESQPHGPGTARPAAHSPAAGGDAHPSAQEGNTDAALNPLRNVRLQHVRQYRAPTKLAASSYAWRLSTRAKSTATSRRQSGGTSAFASAVSAVAKATRGLLELVSNKLVAFLLICALLSAVLRMG; from the coding sequence ATGCAGCCGAACGGCGTGGGCGACTTCCCAGTGCCAGTGGCCACGAGCGGCGCGCCCACTGATGATGGCCAGAGCACACGCCAGGTGCCTGCAAACACGATCTCGTCAGAGGAGGTGCCGACCGCGAGCTTTCGAGCTCACATGCCATACGAAAGGTCCACCATCTCCTCcaagcagcgccgtggcggcaaCCTCGTTCTGTTCGTGAAGCCCAACGAGAACGAGTCggaggcggcgtcgagggGCACATCGTTCTCGCCTCATCAGCAACAGGCCAACGGCAGTGGTGCGGACGGCGATGTTGAAGGCTTTAGCGAGGAGGGCGATGAGAACGTCGCCAAAGATCAGGAAGACGCTCCCTCTCTGGTCATCTCGACATTTGTGAACGCAGCTGGGTCGGTGGGCAGCATGGCGACCGGCGCGACACGCAGGCCCCTTGTCACGGCTGCCCTCGTCCTGCTCTACTTCATTTTGCTCGATCTTGTGCTTTTGAGCGGGAATGAGCGACTGAACcgggtgctgcgccgcatgcgGGCTGCTGAGGACGACGCGCTCATATTGCTCTCCACCAGCTTGGTCCGTCAGATGGCAGAGGCGAAACAGGAGTTGCGGGATGCTGTgacgcagcgcggcggcaacgtgAAAACGGATGGATTTGAGATGGCCCGACACAAATTGGAGGCTCTGGAGCGAGTGTGCAACCGCAGCATCTCGCGTCTGCACGCGAAGCTGATGTTTCCCGGCAGCGTCGAGGACCTTTTATTCCTCATTGAATCGCACGCCACATACGACGAGCGACTGcgcgagctggcggcgcacgagTTGCACtgggcgacgacggtgatgaCCGGGCACGTAGTGCACGCTGGCGGGGACGACGTGGAGGAGTCGCAGCCACATGGACCCGGTACAGCACGACCAGCGGCGCAttcgccggcagcgggcggcgaTGCCCACCCTTCAGCACAGGAGGGGAATACGGATGCAGCGTTGAACCCGCTGCGCAATGTTCGACTGCAGCATGTGCGCCAGTACAGGGCACCGACCAAGTTGGCAGCAAGCAGCTATGCGTGGCGCCTCTCCACAAGGGCAAAAAGCACCGCCACGTCGCGACGGCAGTCAGGCGGCACCAGCGCATTTGCTTCCGCCGTatcggcggtggcgaaggCGACGCGGGGACTCCTCGAGCTGGTCAGCAACAAACTCGTGGCTTTTTTGTTGATTTGTGCGCTACTCtccgcggtgctgcggatGGGGTGA
- a CDS encoding conserved hypothetical protein (previous protein_id=AAZ09848.1), with product MFSQGKQGSLFSLGRGPGSMTANDKTRNKPLTQAEKYEQALVTAKVFLEDSRARMTKSMDKYSAVVNSNYWFYGYFGGNMVATMAACLALGNRWAFFRSYSGWIAVFGGYFGGKACLAAHSSVLLGGVVAQLNHEIEEAKRMDEQTDHIVPDYLREAERLTQVKYELVPTLPEAVEARAHHTEQTLDDRANALIEAYMKRKEALEK from the coding sequence ATGTTCTCACAAGGGAAGCAGGGCTCGCTGTTCTCCCTCGGCCGAGGCCCCGGCAGCATGACGGCCAACGACAAGACGAGGAACAAGCCGCTTACGCAGGCGGAGAAGTACGAGCAGGCGCTTGTCACGGCGAAGGTGTTTCTGGAGGACAGTCGGGCACGCATGACCAAGTCCATGGACAAGTACAGCGCTGTTGTGAACAGCAACTACTGGTTCTACGGGTACTTTGGCGGCAACATGGTGGCGACCATGGCAGCCTGTTTGGCGCTGGGCAACCGCTGGGCCTTTTTCAGGTCATACAGCGGCTGGATCGCCGTCTTCGGCGGCTACTTTGGCGGCAAGGCGTGCCTCGCCGCCCACTCGAGCGTGCTGCTTGGCGGCgtcgtggcgcagctgaacCATGAGATCGAAGAGGCCAAGCGGATGGACGAGCAGACGGACCACATTGTGCCAGACTACCTGcgtgaggcggagcggctAACGCAGGTGAAGTACGAGCTGGTGCCGACGCTGCCAGAGGCGGTCGAGGCACGCGCTCACCACACAGAGCAGACCCTCGACGACCGTGCCAACGCGCTCATCGAGGCTTATATGAAGCGCAAGGAGGCCCTGGAGAAGTAG
- a CDS encoding conserved hypothetical protein (previous protein_id=AAZ09851.1), with protein sequence MLRRCFPRLEVLRPAVERRKRRGRAEVGGAKKVGSRNPGMPDLPKSAGGYVFQQLRLHLPIRWRYGWRWSSLKAVWVGGWSSFICYVAYVMFFKYTDSEIAEQATQYTYVRNDRGEVVDIGFKPIVDAGRRARRRADRLLDPDERD encoded by the coding sequence ATGCTGCGTCGGTGCTTCCCACGGCTCGAGGTCCTGCGCCCTGCCGTGGAGCGCCGCAAGCGTCGCGGTCGTGCTGAGGTTGGCGGGGCCAAAAAGGTCGGGTCTCGCAACCCTGGAATGCCCGACCTACCCAAGAGTGCAGGCGGATACGTTttccagcagctgcgactgcACTTGCCGATTCGTTGGCGATACGGCTGGCGGTGGAGCAGTCTCAAAGCAGTCTGGGTGGGGGGCTGGTCATCGTTCATCTGCTATGTAGCCTACGTCATGTTCTTCAAGTATACGGACAGCGAGATCGCGGAACAGGCGACTCAGTACACCTACGTGCGTAACGACCGTggggaggtggtggacatCGGTTTCAAGCCCATCGTAGACGCCGGAAGGCGggcccgccgccgcgctgacCGACTGCTTGATCCCGACGAGCGGGACTAG
- a CDS encoding putative vesicular transport protein (CDC48 homologue) (previous protein_id=AAZ09852.1): MSDMSDRLKGRLKQMARQTPNGYRKQRPGSGPRHFADDNYPFHAKRPRDEEEERPQGSKSSSSRVHSGKEAGKSASGDGEGEALGVIPKITLEDMGGLAKELPVIKELIELPIRMPHLFNCLGADPPCGVLLHGPPGVGKTKLVHAIAGSLQVPLFFVAAPEIVSGISGDSEAKLRNLFMDAIAAAPSIVFIDEIDTIAGRREDAQRAMESRIVGQLLTCMDQVSQAWRQHNKVVCVMGATNRPEALDTALRRAGRFDREIALGIPSIDERQSILSIICAKINLSDGVDFFELANMTPGYVGADLHLLVKEACILAIRRKYKELDEHGAVDGVQTEELAGFCVTFDELKEATTRVQPSAMREGFTTIPNVSWDDVGALEDVREELMTSILQPIRAPKLHHRFGLDHPVGVLLYGPPGCGKTLVAKAIANQSGANFISIKGPELLNKFVGESERSVRMVFARGRASAPCVLFFDELDALAPRRGSDRANPSSERVVNQLLTELDGVEGRKDVYVIGATNRPDMIDSAMLRPGRLDKLLYVPLPSPAQRESILRTHARKYPVDAEVNLERLARDERLTGFSGADLAALMREASLTALKGVYKSHTKDELEELERDITGKSADTANLPTITADNFEASLTKIRPSVSAADRANYENMSIEIRNNAKNTG, translated from the coding sequence ATGTCGGACATGAGTGACCGCCTCAAGGGCAGGCTGAAGCAGATGGCTCGGCAGACCCCCAACGGGTACCGTAAGCAGCGCCCCGGCAGCGGCCCACGGCACTTCGCCGACGACAACTACCCTTTTCACGCAAAGCGGCCGcgtgacgaggaggaggaaaggcCGCAGGGTAGCaagtccagcagcagccgcgttCATAGTGGCAAGGAGGCGGGAAagagcgccagcggcgacggagagggcgaggcgctCGGTGTCATCCCGAAGATCACCCTCGAAGACATGGGCGGCTTGGCCAAGGAGCTGCCGGTAATAAAAGAGCTCATTGAGCTGCCCATCCGCATGCCGCACCTCTTTAACTGCCTCGGTGCAGATCCGCCGTGCGGCGTTCTGTTGCATGGCCCGCCAGGTGTCGGCAAGACCAAGCTCGTCCACGCCATCGCCGGCTCGCTGCAGGTGCCCCTCTTCTTTGTCGCGGCGCCTGAGATCGTCTCCGGCATCAGCGGTGACAGCGAGGCAAAGCTGAGGAACTTGTTCATGGACGCCatagcggcggcgccgagcaTTGTTTTCATCGACGAGATCGACACTATCGCCGGCCGTCGCGAGGACGCCCAGCGCGCTATGGAGAGCCGCATCGTTGGACAGCTGCTTACATGCATGGATCAGGTGTCGCAGGCGTGGCGACAGCACAACAAGGTGGTTTGCGTCATGGGGGCGACAAACCGCCCAGAGGCGTTGgacacggcgctgcgccgcgccggccgGTTCGATCGGGAAATCGCCCTCGGCATCCCCTCAATCGACGAGCGACAGAGCATCCTCAGTATCATCTGCGCAAAAATCAACTTGTCCGACGGCGTCGATTTCTTCGAGCTGGCCAACATGACCCCCGGCTACGTCGGCGCAGACCTGCACCTTCTCGTCAAGGAGGCGTGCATCCTCGCCATCCGCCGCAAGTACAAGGAGCTGGACGAGCATGGCGCTGTGGACGGTGTACAGACGGAAGAGCTCGCTGGGTTCTGCGTCACATTCGATgagctgaaggaggcgaCGACGCGGGTGCAGCCGTCGGCGATGCGGGAGGGCTTCACGACGATCCCGAACGTCTCCTGGGACGACGTCGGCGCCCTCGAGGACGTGCGTGAGGAGCTCATGACCAGCATCTTGCAGCCTATCCGCGCCCCGAAGCTGCATCACCGCTTCGGTCTCGACCACCCCGTCGGTGTGCTGCTCTACGGCCCACCGGGCTGCGGCAAGACGCTGGTCGCAAAGGCAATCGCGAACCAATCGGGCGCCAACTTTATCTCCATCAAGGGTCCAGAGCTGCTCAACAAGTTCGTCGGCGAGAGTGAGCGCAGCGTGCGAATGGTCTTCGCGCGTGGGCGGGCCAGCGCCCCATGCGTCCTCTTTTTTGACGAGCTGGATGCACTGGCACCGCGCCGCGGGTCGGACCGGGCAAACCCGAGCAGCGAGCGCGTAGTGAACCAGCTGCTGACCGAGCTGGACGGCGTGGAGGGGCGCAAGGACGTTTACGTGATTGGGGCCACGAACCGCCCCGATATGATCGATTCTGCCATGCTGCGCCCAGGTCGCCTAGACAAACTGTTAtacgtgccgctgccgtcgcctgcGCAGCGTGAATCGATTCTGCGGACTCACGCTCGCAAGTACCCGGTGGATGCCGAGGTGAACCTGGAAAGGCTGGCGCGTGACGAGCGGCTCACCGgcttcagcggcgccgacttGGCCGCCCTAATGCGCGAGGCGTCGCTGACCGCGTTGAAGGGTGTGTACAAGTCCCACACAAAGgacgagctggaggagctggagcgcgaCATCACCGGCAAGAGTGCTGACACGGCGAATCTGCCCACCATTACGGCAGACAACTTCGAGGCGAGCTTGACAAAGATCAGGCCGTCGGTGTCTGCGGCGGATCGGGCAAATTATGAGAACATGAGCATCGAGATACGCAACAACGCCAAGAATACCGGCTAA